One region of Bdellovibrionota bacterium genomic DNA includes:
- a CDS encoding uracil-DNA glycosylase yields the protein MSRDASSEPQKELFELVAATRVALEDAIRRGQRTDSIAAEPAVPSVLTSVAPAEGVQSLPEIRAFIGECTRCKLHRGRKKLVFGVGNPNAELVFVGEAPGRDEDIQGEPFVGRAGQLLNDIIEAIGFKRNEVYICNVVKCRPPENRNPEPDEIETCEPFLVAQLAAIRPKIICALGKFAAQTLLKMESPISQLRGKLFNYHGVSLMPTYHPAFLLRNPAAKKDVWEDMKLLHAELCRLTGRNIPRKGK from the coding sequence GCTGTTTGAGTTGGTTGCGGCGACGCGTGTGGCCCTGGAGGACGCGATTCGGCGGGGGCAACGCACGGATTCCATCGCTGCGGAGCCCGCGGTCCCATCGGTTCTAACGTCTGTGGCGCCGGCGGAAGGCGTTCAAAGCCTTCCGGAAATTCGTGCGTTCATCGGCGAGTGTACGCGGTGCAAATTGCATCGCGGCCGGAAGAAACTCGTCTTCGGCGTCGGAAATCCGAACGCCGAACTGGTTTTCGTGGGTGAAGCGCCGGGGCGGGACGAAGACATTCAGGGAGAGCCGTTCGTCGGGAGGGCCGGGCAACTGTTGAACGATATCATTGAAGCGATCGGCTTCAAGCGGAACGAAGTTTACATCTGCAATGTCGTAAAATGCCGGCCGCCGGAAAATCGAAATCCGGAACCGGATGAGATCGAAACCTGTGAACCATTCCTCGTGGCTCAGCTTGCAGCCATTCGGCCGAAGATCATTTGCGCCTTGGGGAAATTCGCGGCACAGACGCTTCTTAAAATGGAATCGCCGATTTCTCAGCTTCGAGGAAAACTTTTCAATTACCACGGCGTCTCCCTCATGCCGACCTACCACCCGGCCTTTCTATTGCGCAATCCGGCGGCGAAAAAGGACGTATGGGAAGATATGAAATTGCTGCACGCCGAGCTTTGCCGCCTGACGGGAAGAAACATTCCCCGAAAAGGAAAGTAA